Proteins from a genomic interval of Rosa chinensis cultivar Old Blush chromosome 2, RchiOBHm-V2, whole genome shotgun sequence:
- the LOC112183675 gene encoding uncharacterized protein LOC112183675 encodes MSISLHDLNVIGGLPVSGEPYEEFIPPNKDLVKVELYHSTVAELLRIYTYLCAAYKSRYVYWPWWIEHFYRGEIIYGAYGECKNSGVPKLREPKLELKISKQGRLAAFLAFWLSRFVLPSNSKKIRPETFYMASLMAQGIRVSLAPTVLGYVYHGLGEMATHSAGPGSSNSCLPIHYVIGWLGEYFPYLYSSRSDKEFPGGYPRLARYAGIQGRSLSITEARMVFRTNKSVVHRPISVACEKDRFLLDDDKLPDVLFEVLVCMRSAVLPVRVGESLFLEPYYPNRFARQFGLDQSVPSNKLTFSVSKRQQCGVEDLLRAQTILYRKNTTSRFFIPRSSRSGQCTWWYCRWWSRACTPYLGLSVSKTFTTLNKRPPEKSQSVFVVQNLREISTGLKQEIKISKVDKSLGKSSRKAPRKSRDGASCSKASRAHPTDERGGHKRVRLEKVVEETVVIPVKSSSNGEHELDVHSPLRAEAPNQVIENEAVMPTICLSEASSNQALSPLSNLENSISNLLGSELPSFKKNYLIAQVVDIYAKVSSSSTPKELLVHVLDIRSSLDMLHPAIKPLKAGKSQLEAFVTAIEKMLEVADQSLATTEVLEQKTTMDVELEKCKKSKGSLESQLAGSSKELEALKATESDIIADEQRVQKRRSEYNAKRQSLEDTLQELKDSLKEHDERGQKLQEDRAAYMEEKLPEIEQASASYKLETEAYQSLFDSFFPLFHVCTTPVQT; translated from the coding sequence ATGAGCATCTCTTTGCATGATTTGAATGTTATTGGAGGATTGCCGGTTTCAGGAGAACCATACGAAGAATTCATTCCTCCAAACAAAGATCTGGTGAAGGTTGAATTATACCATTCTACAGTTGCAGAGCTCTTGAGGATTTATACCTATCTGTGCGCTGCTTACAAAAGCAGATATGTCTACTGGCCATGGTGGATAGAACATTTTTATCGTGGGGAGATAATTTACGGAGCCTATGGTGAATGTAAGAATTCTGGGGTTCCGAAATTGAGAGAACCAAAGCTTGAGTTGAAGATTTCAAAGCAAGGAAGACTGGCTGCATTCCTCGCGTTCTGGCTTAGCAGGTTCGTTCTCCCTTCCAACAGTAAGAAGATAAGGCCTGAGACTTTCTATATGGCCTCTTTGATGGCACAGGGCATCAGAGTATCTCTTGCACCCACAGTACTGGGTTATGTGTACCATGGTCTTGGTGAGATGGCTACCCACTCTGCTGGTCCTGGCTCTTCCAACTCTTGTTTGCCTATCCACTACGTCATTGGCTGGCTCGGagaatattttccttatctgTACTCATCACGCTCTGATAAAGAATTCCCAGGAGGGTATCCTCGTTTGGCCAGGTATGCAGGTATTCAAGGCAGGAGTCTAAGCATCACAGAGGCTCGTATGGTTTTCAGGACCAACAAATCTGTCGTGCATCGCCCTATCTCTGTAGCCTGTGAAAAAGACCGTTTTTTGCTTGATGACGACAAATTGCCTGATGTGTTATTTGAGGTCCTCGTCTGTATGCGTTCTGCAGTGCTGCCTGTGCGAGTTGGCGAGAGTCTTTTCCTTGAGCCCTATTATCCGAACAGGTTTGCTCGTCAATTTGGTCTTGATCAGAGTGTTCCCTCCAACAAACTAACCTTTAGTGTTTCCAAAAGGCAGCAATGTGGTGTTGAGGATCTGCTGAGGGCACAGACTATCCTGTATAGGAAGAACACTACCTCTCGTTTCTTTATCCCACGTTCTTCTCGTTCTGGACAGTGTACATGGTGGTACTGCAGGTGGTGGTCAAGAGCTTGTACTCCTTACTTGGGGTTATCAGTGTCAAAAACCTTCACGACTTTGAACAAGCGCCCTCCTGAAAAGTCACAGAGTGTTTTCGTCGTGCAGAACTTGAGAGAAATTTCTACTGGTTTGAAACAAGAGATTAAAATCTCAAAGGTGGACAAGTCTCTCGGGAAATCTTCTAGAAAGGCTCCTCGAAAATCTCGTGACGGAGCTTCTTGTTCTAAGGCCAGCAGGGCCCATCCCACAGATGAACGTGGTGGACACAAAAGAGTTAGGCTTGAAAAGGTAGTTGAAGAGACTGTCGTCATCCCAGTGAAGTCGTCTTCAAATGGTGAGCATGAGTTGGATGTTCACAGTCCTTTGAGAGCGGAAGCTCCAAATCAGGTCATTGAGAATGAAGCGGTTATGCCAACCATCTGTTTGAGTGAAGCTTCTTCAAACCAGGCTCTGTCACCATTGTCAAATCTGGAGAACTCCATATCTAATTTGCTTGGTTCAGAACTGCCATCCTTCAAGAAGAATTACCTCATTGCTCAGGTTGTAGACATTTACGCTAAAGTTTCTTCATCTTCGACGCCAAAGGAGCTGTTAGTCCATGTTTTGGACATTAGATCAAGTCTTGACATGCTTCACCCTGCAATTAAGCCTCTGAAAGCTGGAAAGTCGCAACTTGAAGCGTTCGTAACTGCTATTGAGAAAATGCTGGAGGTGGCGGACCAGTCGTTAGCTACTACTGAGGTCCTTGAGCAGAAAACTACCATGGATGTTGAACTTGAGAAGTGTAAGAAATCCAAGGGAAGTTTAGAGTCTCAGCTTGCGGGATCTTCCAAAGAGCTTGAAGCCTTGAAAGCCACGGAATCTGATATCATAGCAGATGAGCAGCGTGTTCAGAAGAGGCGATCAGAATATAATGCTAAGAGACAATCTCTTGAAGACACTCTACAGGAACTGAAGGATTCCTTGAAAGAGCATGATGAAAGAGGCCAGAAGCTTCAAGAAGACAGAGCTGCTTATATGGAGGAGAAACTCCCTGAGATTGAGCAGGCTTCGGCTTCGTATAAGTTGGAAACAGAGGCGTATCAGAGCCTGTTCGATTCTTTTTTCCCGTTATTCCATGTGTGCACCACCCCAGTACAGACTTGA